A stretch of Shewanella dokdonensis DNA encodes these proteins:
- a CDS encoding hydroxymethylglutaryl-CoA lyase, producing the protein MYPASIRIYEVGPRDGLQNERPVAIRDKVQLLNALANAGLCHIEAGSFVSAKWVPQMADSAAVFGQITRRAGVSYSALTPNLAGFEAALAAGVDEVAIFTAASERFCQRNINCSISESLARFVPIVDKAKHYGIPVRGYVSCVLGCPYEGEVAPQQVAAVAEELQQLGVYEISLGDTIGVGTPQKARNMLDTVANKVPIAQLALHFHDTYGQALANILACLDSGISTLDASVAGLGGCPYAQGASGNLATEDLVYMLHGLGIHTGVDLPKLARAGAQISRVLKRHNGSKVGQVLTAELAPPAQEYS; encoded by the coding sequence ATGTATCCTGCTTCCATCCGTATCTATGAAGTTGGCCCGCGTGACGGCCTGCAAAATGAACGGCCGGTGGCTATCCGCGATAAGGTGCAACTGCTTAATGCCTTGGCCAACGCAGGGCTATGTCATATCGAAGCGGGTAGTTTTGTCTCAGCGAAATGGGTACCGCAAATGGCGGACTCTGCCGCAGTATTCGGGCAGATAACTCGCCGTGCTGGAGTTAGCTACTCGGCGCTGACACCCAATCTTGCCGGATTTGAGGCCGCACTCGCTGCCGGAGTAGATGAAGTGGCCATTTTTACCGCCGCCTCAGAGCGCTTTTGCCAGCGTAATATCAATTGCAGTATCAGTGAATCGCTTGCGCGCTTTGTGCCAATAGTGGACAAGGCCAAACACTATGGCATCCCAGTACGTGGCTACGTTTCCTGCGTGCTCGGTTGTCCCTATGAGGGCGAGGTTGCGCCGCAGCAGGTGGCTGCCGTGGCAGAGGAATTACAGCAACTGGGTGTGTATGAAATCTCCCTCGGTGACACCATTGGCGTTGGCACGCCCCAAAAAGCCAGAAACATGTTAGACACCGTTGCCAACAAAGTGCCGATAGCCCAATTAGCGCTGCATTTTCACGACACTTATGGTCAGGCACTAGCGAATATTCTGGCCTGTCTCGATAGCGGAATTAGCACACTCGATGCCTCAGTTGCGGGCCTTGGCGGTTGCCCTTATGCCCAAGGGGCTTCCGGCAATCTAGCGACCGAAGATCTGGTGTATATGCTGCACGGTTTAGGCATTCATACAGGCGTGGACTTACCCAAGTTGGCTCGTGCTGGTGCGCAGATCAGTCGGGTACTCAAACGTCATAATGGCAGCAAGGTCGGCCAGGTGTTAACCGCCGAACTGGCCCCACCAGCACAGGAGTACAGCTAA